In the genome of Neofelis nebulosa isolate mNeoNeb1 chromosome 8, mNeoNeb1.pri, whole genome shotgun sequence, one region contains:
- the KCNJ8 gene encoding ATP-sensitive inward rectifier potassium channel 8 yields the protein MLARKSIIPEEYVLARIAAENLRKPRVRDRLPKARFIAKSGACNLAHKNIREQGRFLQDIFTTLVDLKWRHTLVIFTMSFLCSWLLFAIMWWLVAFAHGDIYAYMEKSGMEKSGLESTVCVTNVRSFTSAFLFSIEVQVTIGFGGRMMTEECPLAITVLILQNIVGLIINAVMLGCIFMKTAQAHRRAETLIFSRHAVIAVRNGKLCFMFRVGDLRKSMIISASVRIQVVKKTTTPEGEVVPIHQLDIPVDNPIESNNIFLVAPLIICHVIDKRSPLYDISATDLANQDLEVIVILEGVVETTGITTQARTSYIAEEIQWGHRFVSIVTEEEGVYSVDYSKFGNTVKVAAPRCSARELDEKPSILIQTLQKSELSHQNSLRKRNSMRRNNSMRRNNSIRRNNSSLIVPKVQFMTPEGNQNTSES from the exons ATGTTGGCCAGAAAGAGCATCATCCCCGAGGAGTATGTGCTGGCGCGCATCGCCGCGGAGAATCTGCGCAAGCCGCGCGTCCGAGACCGCCTCCCCAAAGCCCGCTTCATCGCCAAGAGCGGGGCATGCAACCTGGCGCACAAGAACATCCGCGAGCAAGGGCGATTCCTTCAGGACATCTTCACTACCTTGGTGGACCTGAAATGGCGCCACACGCTGGTCATCTTTACCATGTCGTTCCTCTGCAGTTGGCTGCTCTTCGCCATCATGTGGTGGCTCGTGGCCTTTGCCCATGGGGACATCTACGCTTACATGGAGAAAAGCGGAATGGAGAAAAGTGGTTTGGAGTCCACTGTTTGTGTGACTAACGTCAG gtctttcacctctgctttcctcttctcCATTGAAGTTCAAGTGACAATTGGATTTGGAGGGAGAATGATGACAGAGGAATGTCCCCTGGCCATCACAGTTTTGATTCTCCAGAACATTGTGGGTTTGATAATCAACGCAGTCATGTTGGGTTGCATTTTCATGAAAACAGCTCAGGCTCACAGAAGGGCGGAAACCTTGATTTTCAGCCGCCATGCTGTGATTGCCGTTAGAAATGGCAAGCTGTGCTTCATGTTCCGAGTGGGTGACCTAAGGAAAAGTATGATCATTAGTGCCTCAGTGCGCATCCAGGTGGTCAAGAAAACAACCACACCTGAAGGGGAGGTGGTGCCTATTCACCAGCTGGACATTCCTGTTGATAACCCAATTGAGAGCAATAACATTTTTCTGGTAGCCCCTTTGATCATCTGCCATGTGATTGACAAGCGCAGCCCCTTGTATGATATCTCAGCAACTGATCTTGCCAACCAAGACCTAGAGGTCATAGTGATTCTCGAAGGAGTGGTCGAGACTACTGGCATTACCACACAAGCAAGAACCTCCTATATCGCCGAGGAGATACAATGGGGCCATCGCTTTGTGTCCATTGTTACTGAGGAGGAAGGAGTGTATTCTGTGGATTACTCCAAATTTGGCAACACTGTTAAAGTAGCTGCTCCAAGGTGCAGTGCCCGAGAGCTGGATGAGAAGCCTTCCATCCTTATTCAGACTCTCCAAAAGAGTGAACTATCCCATCAAAATTCTCTGAGGAAGCGCAATTCCATGAGAAGAAACAATTCTATGAGGAGAAACAACTCTATCCGAAGGAACAACTCATCCCTCATTGTGCCAAAGGTGCAATTTATGACTCCTGAAGGAAATCAAAACACATCGGAATCATGA